Proteins encoded together in one Desulfosporosinus meridiei DSM 13257 window:
- a CDS encoding GNAT family N-acetyltransferase: METDITWRLATKEDAEKILEIYAPYVTNTAITFEYEVPSVQAFAERISNITKKYPYLVATENKRIIGYAYASAFKERAAYDWAVETTVYLRQDCRGKGVGKKLYLALEEILRQQNILNLNACIAYTTTEDGYLTNGSTYFHNQLGYKKVGHFTKCGYKFNTWYDMIWMEKMIGEHNCNPKPVIPITDFHGL; this comes from the coding sequence TTGGAGACAGACATCACATGGCGTCTGGCAACTAAAGAAGATGCCGAAAAAATTTTAGAAATATACGCACCTTATGTAACAAATACCGCTATTACTTTTGAATATGAGGTTCCTTCTGTTCAAGCGTTTGCAGAAAGAATTAGCAATATAACCAAGAAATATCCTTACCTGGTTGCAACAGAAAACAAGCGGATTATTGGTTATGCCTATGCGTCAGCATTTAAAGAGCGGGCGGCATATGATTGGGCAGTGGAGACCACCGTATATCTAAGGCAGGATTGCCGAGGTAAAGGTGTTGGTAAGAAATTATATTTAGCTTTGGAAGAAATATTAAGGCAGCAAAATATTCTTAACCTCAATGCTTGCATCGCATATACCACCACCGAGGATGGTTATCTTACTAATGGGAGTACATATTTTCATAATCAATTAGGGTATAAGAAGGTAGGACATTTTACAAAGTGCGGATACAAGTTTAATACTTGGTACGATATGATTTGGATGGAGAAAATGATTGGAGAACATAATTGCAATCCAAAACCGGTAATTCCAATTACGGATTTTCACGGATTATAA
- a CDS encoding 3-deoxy-7-phosphoheptulonate synthase, protein MSMKFIKRIPTAEEIIEQLPLPKHISSLRDKRVDEMRNVFTNQDDRFILIIGPCSADNEDSVCDYIEKLAEVQEKVKDRLLIIPRIYTNKPRTTGEGYKGMVHQPDPGKKPDLCEGIKAIRRLHIRALSEFGMPAADEMLYPENYSYLADVLGYIAIGARSVENQQHRLTVSGIDLPIGMKNPTSGDLTVMLNSIIAAQSSHTFIYNGWEVDTQGNPYSHAILRGAVDFTGRNIPNYHFEDLIHTAAEYEKLDLKNPAIIVDVNHANSMKRFYEQPRIAREVLLSRKYDGLLKKMIKGLMIESYLVEGRQGIDENIYGKSITDSCLGWESTEKLIYYIAENS, encoded by the coding sequence ATGAGCATGAAATTTATTAAACGAATACCGACTGCTGAAGAAATCATTGAGCAGTTACCGTTACCTAAACATATAAGTAGTCTGCGCGACAAACGAGTTGACGAAATGAGAAATGTCTTTACCAATCAAGATGATCGATTTATCCTGATTATCGGCCCTTGCTCGGCGGATAATGAGGATTCTGTCTGTGATTATATCGAGAAATTGGCTGAAGTTCAGGAAAAGGTGAAAGACCGACTATTAATCATACCGAGAATTTATACAAACAAGCCTCGTACTACAGGCGAGGGGTATAAAGGTATGGTTCACCAACCCGACCCCGGGAAAAAGCCTGATTTGTGTGAGGGAATTAAAGCTATTCGCAGACTGCATATCAGAGCATTATCCGAATTTGGTATGCCGGCAGCTGATGAAATGTTATATCCGGAAAACTATAGTTATCTCGCAGATGTTTTAGGTTATATCGCTATAGGGGCACGGTCGGTGGAAAATCAGCAGCATCGCCTGACTGTCAGTGGAATTGACTTACCGATTGGTATGAAAAATCCCACCAGCGGAGATCTAACTGTTATGTTAAACTCAATTATTGCTGCTCAGAGCAGCCATACCTTTATCTATAACGGCTGGGAAGTCGATACCCAAGGAAATCCATACTCTCATGCCATTTTAAGAGGGGCCGTCGACTTCACTGGACGAAATATCCCCAATTATCACTTCGAAGATCTGATTCATACTGCTGCCGAGTATGAAAAACTAGACCTTAAAAATCCGGCTATTATCGTCGATGTCAACCATGCTAATTCAATGAAACGTTTTTATGAACAGCCGAGAATCGCTCGAGAAGTTTTATTAAGTAGAAAGTACGATGGGTTACTCAAGAAAATGATTAAAGGTTTGATGATTGAAAGCTATTTGGTTGAAGGCAGACAAGGTATCGATGAAAATATCTACGGAAAATCTATTACAGATTCATGCCTGGGTTGGGAGAGTACAGAAAAGCTTATTTACTATATTGCAGAGAATAGTTAA
- the ligD gene encoding DNA ligase D, whose translation MTEKLDEYNQKRNFTRTSEPEGITEVAQEGLRYVVQHHLARRDHYDFRLEWEGALLSWAVPKGPSYDTRDKRLAIKVEEHPLEYRNFEGTIPRGEYGGGVVMLWDEGYWEPSGDVAEGLSAGMLKFVLKGRRLKGKWALVRLKGKAGEKQDNWLLLKEKDEYANNAQGISEFTTSIRTGRTMTEIEEGEEEKITKNPFSSTGVQLAQLVHTPPKGEDWLYELKYDGYRILAYIESNSVRLITRNGHDYTKRFQDVASSLTEWAVGRAIILDGEMAITDPAGKTDFQALQNYLKNPQGKNLTYIVFDLLALDGTDLRGQRLIDRKERLADLMQDAPENLHYSRHVRGNGKESFRAACEGDMEGIIGKKADSFYSGARNGDWIKLKCDKRQEFVIGGYTLSDKKTSGISSLLLGVYARGELVYAGRAGTGLSEADIKKLEGEFAGLQRGESPFQCAPKPRSNERITWLEPELVAEIKFAEWTADHQLRQGSFKGLRRDKNPKDIRQETADEDREDNETLSPSAVKKTESLVEANTNGIIIEGIKISNPDKVIFADSEITKLDVIRYYAQVAERMLPYVSHRILSIVRCPKGIAQACFYKKHPVPGSKGIVTIPISTGSGEQEDYFYIEAPTGLIAEAQMGTLEFHIWGSRVEHLEEPDLMVFDLDPDEGMDLSRVRQGVRDVKNILAELSLKSYLKTSGGKGYHVVVPLKPAVTWERFHDFARRVAEVMEQKWPDRYTSNVRKAKRTNKIFIDWIRNGRGATSIAPYSLRARNGAGVSMPIPWAELDTVAPDDVNMAEALRRIGGSDPWQDFFRNNQQLK comes from the coding sequence ATGACCGAAAAACTCGACGAGTACAATCAAAAAAGAAATTTCACCAGAACCTCAGAACCGGAAGGGATAACAGAAGTTGCCCAAGAGGGTCTGAGGTATGTGGTTCAGCACCATTTGGCTCGCAGAGATCACTACGACTTCCGCCTGGAATGGGAGGGAGCTTTATTGAGCTGGGCAGTGCCCAAGGGCCCTTCCTATGATACTCGTGACAAGAGGCTGGCCATAAAGGTGGAGGAGCATCCTTTGGAATACAGAAACTTTGAGGGGACGATTCCCCGAGGGGAATATGGCGGCGGTGTGGTTATGCTCTGGGATGAAGGGTACTGGGAACCCTCTGGTGATGTAGCTGAAGGACTCAGTGCCGGAATGCTGAAGTTTGTTCTGAAAGGACGCAGGCTTAAGGGCAAGTGGGCTCTGGTGCGCTTGAAAGGGAAAGCGGGGGAGAAGCAGGATAACTGGCTGTTGCTTAAAGAAAAAGATGAGTATGCTAATAATGCCCAGGGGATTTCCGAATTTACCACCAGCATCAGAACCGGACGCACCATGACGGAAATTGAAGAAGGGGAAGAGGAAAAAATTACGAAGAACCCCTTCAGCAGTACCGGTGTACAGTTGGCCCAATTAGTTCATACGCCTCCTAAGGGTGAGGATTGGCTTTATGAGTTGAAATACGATGGCTACAGAATACTGGCCTATATTGAAAGCAACAGTGTCCGGTTGATTACCAGGAACGGCCATGATTATACAAAGAGATTCCAGGATGTCGCCTCTTCCCTTACTGAATGGGCGGTGGGCCGGGCGATAATTCTGGACGGCGAAATGGCCATCACGGATCCAGCAGGCAAGACGGACTTTCAGGCCCTGCAGAACTATCTGAAAAATCCCCAGGGCAAAAACCTGACCTATATCGTCTTTGACCTCCTGGCCCTGGATGGAACAGACCTCAGGGGCCAGCGCCTGATTGATAGGAAGGAAAGATTGGCAGACTTGATGCAGGATGCCCCTGAAAATCTCCACTACAGCCGGCATGTAAGAGGAAATGGCAAAGAGAGTTTTCGGGCGGCCTGTGAAGGGGATATGGAAGGGATAATCGGTAAAAAAGCCGATTCCTTCTATAGCGGAGCAAGAAACGGGGACTGGATCAAGCTTAAATGCGATAAAAGGCAGGAATTTGTGATCGGAGGGTATACCCTTTCTGACAAAAAAACCAGCGGAATAAGTTCCTTGCTCCTAGGCGTTTATGCAAGGGGGGAATTAGTCTATGCCGGCCGGGCCGGCACTGGCTTGAGCGAAGCGGATATAAAAAAGCTGGAGGGCGAATTTGCTGGCCTACAGAGAGGAGAGTCCCCTTTCCAGTGTGCGCCCAAGCCCCGATCCAATGAAAGGATCACCTGGCTGGAACCTGAATTGGTGGCGGAAATCAAATTTGCCGAATGGACCGCAGATCATCAGTTAAGACAGGGCAGCTTCAAAGGTCTGCGGAGGGATAAGAATCCTAAGGATATTAGACAAGAAACAGCGGATGAAGATAGAGAGGATAACGAAACACTGTCTCCATCAGCTGTTAAAAAAACGGAGAGCCTTGTGGAAGCAAACACCAACGGGATCATCATCGAAGGAATCAAGATTTCTAACCCGGACAAAGTGATCTTTGCCGACTCGGAAATCACCAAACTGGATGTGATCCGGTATTACGCTCAGGTGGCAGAGCGTATGCTGCCCTATGTGAGCCATAGGATTCTCAGCATTGTCCGCTGTCCCAAAGGCATAGCCCAGGCTTGCTTTTATAAGAAGCATCCCGTTCCGGGAAGCAAAGGAATTGTCACTATCCCTATTTCTACCGGCAGCGGAGAACAAGAAGACTACTTTTATATTGAGGCCCCCACCGGGCTGATCGCTGAAGCACAAATGGGCACCCTGGAATTTCATATCTGGGGGAGCCGTGTGGAGCATCTGGAAGAACCTGACCTGATGGTATTTGATCTGGATCCTGACGAAGGAATGGATCTGAGCAGAGTGCGTCAAGGTGTGCGGGATGTGAAAAATATTCTGGCCGAGCTTTCCCTAAAATCTTACCTCAAGACCAGTGGCGGCAAAGGGTACCATGTAGTCGTCCCCTTAAAACCGGCCGTGACTTGGGAGAGGTTTCACGATTTTGCCAGGCGCGTTGCCGAAGTGATGGAACAGAAGTGGCCTGATCGTTATACTAGCAATGTGAGAAAGGCTAAGCGTACCAACAAGATCTTCATCGACTGGATTCGCAACGGCAGAGGTGCTACCAGCATAGCCCCCTATTCCCTGAGAGCTAGGAACGGAGCCGGAGTGTCCATGCCTATCCCCTGGGCTGAACTGGACACGGTGGCTCCTGACGATGTCAATATGGCGGAGGCCCTCCGGAGGATTGGCGGCAGTGATCCTTGGCAGGATTTTTTTCGGAATAATCAGCAGCTTAAATGA
- a CDS encoding MazG-like protein — MNNMNFSEVVERCIQIRKLYQQLERQHHGSEWTVEEDALAFLTDAGLVGRLTMSQQERWPKGGNTVSELEHKLSECIWWLIVLAERMNIDINESLNQFLSKLEKQF; from the coding sequence ATGAATAATATGAATTTTAGCGAGGTAGTTGAACGTTGCATTCAAATAAGAAAACTCTATCAACAACTGGAACGACAGCATCATGGATCAGAATGGACCGTGGAAGAGGATGCCTTAGCTTTCTTGACTGATGCCGGCTTGGTGGGTCGTTTGACCATGTCTCAGCAGGAGCGTTGGCCAAAAGGCGGTAATACAGTATCTGAATTGGAGCATAAACTTAGCGAGTGCATATGGTGGCTAATTGTCTTGGCAGAACGTATGAATATTGATATCAATGAATCATTGAACCAGTTTTTATCAAAACTTGAAAAACAGTTCTAG
- a CDS encoding class I SAM-dependent methyltransferase, with translation MKEALFDRVAAHYDSWYDTELGSVSDQVERHLAQSMFKTPGTKVLEIGCGTGQYTSWLVQEGYEVTAVDISAEMMALAQNKLASLEENNTNSKPVHWWQADITEILDQLETYDGIFSMTAFEFVPEPEKVLQKLFSRLKPEGCMMIGLIAGRSAWSEYYAEAARKNPTSVFARAALYSKEEISSWQIGGHAEIGECLFFPPNVQTTAEALAMEEKRAGNPGFVVAKWVKD, from the coding sequence ATGAAGGAAGCACTTTTTGACCGGGTTGCTGCACATTATGATTCCTGGTATGATACTGAACTTGGATCAGTCTCTGATCAAGTTGAACGTCACTTGGCTCAGTCCATGTTTAAGACACCGGGTACCAAGGTTTTGGAGATCGGCTGTGGAACCGGACAATATACCAGCTGGCTTGTGCAAGAGGGATATGAAGTGACTGCTGTGGATATTTCCGCTGAAATGATGGCTCTGGCCCAAAACAAACTAGCGTCCCTTGAGGAGAACAATACAAACTCTAAACCTGTTCACTGGTGGCAGGCCGATATTACAGAGATTCTGGATCAACTGGAAACCTATGATGGGATTTTTTCCATGACTGCCTTTGAATTCGTTCCTGAACCGGAAAAAGTCCTGCAAAAACTATTTAGTCGTTTAAAGCCCGAGGGCTGTATGATGATCGGACTCATCGCCGGCAGGAGTGCCTGGAGTGAGTACTATGCTGAGGCAGCTCGTAAAAACCCCACTTCTGTCTTCGCCCGTGCTGCTCTTTATAGCAAAGAGGAAATAAGTTCCTGGCAAATTGGAGGACACGCGGAAATTGGAGAATGTCTTTTCTTCCCACCCAATGTTCAAACCACAGCAGAGGCCCTGGCCATGGAGGAGAAAAGAGCAGGAAATCCCGGCTTTGTGGTAGCCAAGTGGGTCAAGGACTGA
- a CDS encoding HTH domain-containing protein → MGKNYFTEEQQIELQKNPYIKKASAKSITYTKEFKERFEEEYRAGKLPSQILADMGIDHRILGKKRKNSLVARMKLYELRPEGCEDTRRNNTGRPSTKVLTNTEKIERLEQEIAYLNQENEFLKKNIQMNRQANWEYKRNHPSNTNSSKK, encoded by the coding sequence ATGGGGAAAAACTATTTTACTGAAGAACAACAGATCGAGCTACAAAAGAATCCATACATTAAAAAAGCAAGTGCAAAATCAATTACCTATACGAAAGAATTTAAAGAAAGGTTCGAAGAGGAATATCGCGCTGGAAAACTGCCGTCGCAAATTTTAGCAGATATGGGGATTGACCATCGTATACTCGGAAAGAAACGAAAAAACAGTCTTGTAGCCCGTATGAAGTTATATGAATTACGCCCTGAGGGGTGTGAAGACACCCGAAGAAATAACACCGGGCGGCCATCCACAAAGGTACTCACCAATACTGAAAAAATTGAGCGCTTAGAACAGGAAATTGCATACTTAAACCAAGAAAATGAATTCTTAAAAAAAAATATTCAGATGAATCGGCAGGCAAACTGGGAATACAAGCGAAACCATCCATCAAATACAAACTCATCAAAGAAATGA
- a CDS encoding IS3 family transposase: protein MKYKLIKEMIERDNNLLNISWLCNTAGVSRSGYYRWLNTVDTRNEKEEQDKKDFELILEAYKFRGYDKGSRGIHMRLLNQGVRMNRKKIQRLMGKYGLKCPIRKANPYRRMAKAMKTNNVSKNLVNREFQKHGPGMILLTDITYLFYNHGDKAYLSVIKDACTKQVMAYVASESLAVDFVLETVNMLIENHGITLNRETILHSDQGCHYTSISFQQLLKDKKLRQSMSRRGNCWDNAPQESFFGHMKDEIHLERCNSFSDLKLEIDDYMDYYNNDRYQWRLAKLSPNKYANYIKTGKYPIKI, encoded by the coding sequence ATCAAATACAAACTCATCAAAGAAATGATCGAACGAGATAACAACCTGTTAAATATCAGCTGGCTATGCAATACAGCCGGAGTATCACGCTCCGGTTATTATCGATGGCTAAATACTGTAGATACAAGAAATGAAAAGGAAGAACAAGACAAAAAGGATTTCGAACTGATTCTAGAAGCATATAAGTTTCGTGGTTATGATAAGGGTTCACGCGGAATTCATATGCGCCTTCTGAATCAGGGAGTTCGAATGAATCGAAAGAAAATACAGCGTCTTATGGGTAAATACGGATTAAAATGTCCGATACGCAAGGCAAATCCTTACCGTCGCATGGCAAAGGCCATGAAAACCAACAATGTTTCTAAAAATCTAGTAAACCGGGAGTTCCAAAAACATGGTCCGGGTATGATACTTCTTACCGACATCACATACCTTTTCTACAATCATGGTGATAAGGCATATCTATCTGTTATTAAGGATGCTTGTACCAAACAGGTAATGGCATATGTTGCTAGCGAATCCTTGGCAGTGGATTTCGTACTTGAAACGGTTAATATGCTTATAGAAAATCACGGAATCACATTAAATAGAGAAACGATCTTGCATTCTGATCAGGGATGCCATTATACAAGCATATCTTTTCAGCAACTTTTAAAGGATAAGAAGTTACGACAATCTATGTCCCGGCGAGGTAACTGTTGGGACAATGCCCCTCAGGAATCATTTTTTGGTCATATGAAGGACGAAATTCATCTGGAAAGGTGCAATAGCTTCTCAGATTTAAAGCTTGAGATTGATGATTATATGGACTATTACAATAATGACCGTTACCAATGGAGACTAGCAAAACTGTCACCAAATAAGTATGCCAATTACATAAAAACTGGGAAATATCCAATTAAAATTTAG
- a CDS encoding ATP-binding protein — MNFTDTLRSVDLVLSTGEVPLIVGESGIGKTALAQEIAQKNQWSLIVINGNLLKEGEIGGLPTIESYPGVNGKEDSIEKKATVYAVHHKLREIDEEISQGKTVLLFIDEINRCEHTVQQELMNLILNREINGYKLPEGVKILAAMNPSSKYGSDFDYQVVDMDAAQENRFVWLSMEPDYLQWMDWAIEAGIEDKVIDFISTFPDYLHKINEDDLRATPRSYERISSSYKIYKENKDSIPRSVFLNVVKGNVGRLIAEEFVSFVESDYTSLLSYEDVFLEHSLPESIRESIKKESHTRLYLAAKNILKSLEASILNHPADSSFYINRLMEFLNLYPVDLMIGIMKDIKNSYPEVYKLALENEAFIESYFESYCLIR, encoded by the coding sequence ATGAATTTTACAGACACCTTAAGAAGTGTTGACTTAGTACTATCCACTGGAGAAGTCCCTTTAATCGTTGGGGAAAGCGGGATCGGCAAAACAGCTTTAGCTCAGGAAATTGCTCAGAAAAATCAGTGGAGTTTAATTGTTATTAATGGGAATCTCCTCAAAGAAGGGGAAATTGGCGGGCTGCCCACGATCGAATCTTATCCGGGGGTTAATGGTAAAGAAGATTCTATCGAAAAGAAAGCGACAGTCTATGCCGTACATCATAAGCTTAGGGAAATTGACGAGGAGATATCTCAGGGAAAAACTGTTCTTTTATTTATCGACGAGATCAATCGCTGCGAACATACCGTCCAACAGGAACTTATGAATTTAATCTTAAATCGGGAAATCAATGGCTACAAGTTACCTGAGGGTGTAAAAATCTTAGCCGCCATGAATCCTTCCAGTAAATATGGTTCGGATTTTGATTACCAGGTTGTCGATATGGATGCTGCCCAAGAAAATCGCTTTGTCTGGTTATCTATGGAACCAGATTATCTGCAGTGGATGGATTGGGCTATCGAGGCCGGAATTGAGGATAAGGTTATTGATTTCATCTCCACTTTCCCCGATTATTTGCATAAGATCAACGAAGATGATCTAAGAGCTACCCCCAGAAGCTACGAGCGAATTTCCAGCAGTTATAAGATTTATAAGGAGAACAAGGATTCCATTCCCAGGTCAGTTTTTTTAAATGTTGTTAAAGGAAATGTGGGACGCTTAATCGCTGAAGAATTTGTAAGCTTTGTAGAATCCGATTACACTTCCCTCCTATCCTATGAAGATGTTTTTTTAGAACATTCTCTGCCTGAATCTATCAGAGAAAGCATAAAAAAAGAAAGCCATACCAGGCTTTATCTAGCCGCCAAGAATATTCTCAAAAGCCTAGAAGCAAGCATCTTAAACCATCCTGCTGATTCTAGTTTTTATATAAACAGGTTGATGGAGTTTTTAAACCTATATCCTGTGGACTTAATGATAGGAATCATGAAAGATATTAAGAACAGTTATCCTGAAGTTTACAAACTAGCTTTAGAAAATGAGGCTTTTATCGAATCATATTTTGAATCTTATTGTTTAATCAGGTGA
- a CDS encoding vWA domain-containing protein — protein sequence METFFEKQVKELYEHADSVVNSFFMSKRKDSHSELNVPQEFKEEFFSLVDKVNLSLMEDKDNFYGYFLLQMSREIRFDINSPTAVNFKGAKYVIYFNPLIFLNLNIKQMESTIKHEILHILSRHLIRAKEFKSGYSTLAINLAMNIVVNTYLDHLPPYSITLEWVNLNYSLTLLPFKPFEYYVEEIQTALDLLEADEDAADENKDEADNAQDDKDHDRNETIATEYNPEKTHDLWAESGDIDEKTLQEFTEKFISNAQKGSLPNYLESMISSLKNSQGELPWNLYLKRLLGTVESNKKKTITRRNRRQPERLDLRGELRSHKAKIVVALDISGSISDQEFKHALREVLEIVKNLNHEITIIECDNEIRLVYTVKSAKDIKDRINISGGTKFSPVFEYANQHKVNLLVYFTDGKGEEKLQTIPRGYKTLWVISGKGDKLSLKEAYGAVKKLKNIVMKDDSLNMSDVKKDGFSMQDQESMGI from the coding sequence ATGGAAACTTTTTTTGAAAAACAAGTTAAAGAACTTTATGAACATGCAGATAGTGTTGTTAATAGTTTTTTCATGTCAAAACGCAAAGATAGTCATTCTGAACTTAATGTACCCCAGGAGTTTAAAGAAGAGTTTTTCAGCCTTGTTGATAAAGTTAATTTAAGTCTTATGGAAGATAAAGATAATTTCTATGGCTACTTTTTGCTGCAAATGTCCAGAGAAATTCGCTTTGACATTAACAGCCCAACTGCTGTGAATTTTAAAGGGGCTAAGTATGTTATTTATTTTAATCCCCTTATTTTCTTAAATCTTAATATTAAGCAGATGGAAAGTACCATTAAACATGAAATTCTCCACATCTTATCCAGGCATTTAATCAGAGCCAAAGAATTTAAATCTGGCTACAGCACATTAGCCATCAATCTAGCCATGAATATCGTCGTCAATACCTATTTAGATCATCTTCCCCCCTATTCTATTACTTTAGAATGGGTTAATTTAAATTATTCCTTAACCCTCTTGCCCTTTAAACCCTTTGAATATTATGTGGAAGAGATTCAAACCGCCCTGGACTTGCTGGAAGCGGATGAGGATGCAGCTGATGAAAACAAAGATGAAGCTGATAATGCTCAGGATGACAAAGATCATGATCGGAATGAAACAATAGCAACAGAGTATAATCCGGAAAAAACCCATGACCTTTGGGCTGAATCCGGTGATATCGATGAAAAAACCCTGCAAGAATTTACTGAAAAGTTTATATCCAATGCTCAAAAAGGCAGTCTTCCCAATTATTTGGAAAGTATGATCTCTTCCCTTAAAAACAGCCAGGGGGAATTGCCTTGGAATTTATATCTCAAGCGACTGCTGGGGACGGTTGAAAGCAATAAAAAGAAGACGATAACCAGAAGAAACCGAAGACAGCCCGAGCGCTTAGATTTAAGAGGTGAACTGAGGAGTCATAAAGCCAAGATTGTGGTTGCTCTGGATATTAGCGGCAGCATTAGTGATCAGGAATTTAAGCATGCCCTGCGAGAAGTCCTGGAGATCGTTAAAAATCTTAATCATGAAATTACGATTATTGAATGCGACAATGAGATCAGACTAGTGTATACCGTCAAATCGGCAAAGGATATCAAAGATCGAATTAATATCAGTGGAGGCACCAAATTCAGCCCGGTTTTTGAATATGCTAATCAGCATAAGGTTAATTTACTGGTCTATTTCACGGATGGCAAAGGTGAAGAAAAGCTTCAGACAATACCTCGGGGATATAAAACCTTATGGGTTATTTCCGGGAAAGGGGATAAGCTTTCCTTAAAAGAAGCTTATGGGGCAGTTAAAAAGCTGAAGAATATTGTAATGAAGGATGATTCGTTGAATATGAGTGATGTTAAAAAAGATGGATTTTCAATGCAAGACCAGGAAAGTATGGGGATATGA